From Peromyscus maniculatus bairdii isolate BWxNUB_F1_BW_parent chromosome 8, HU_Pman_BW_mat_3.1, whole genome shotgun sequence, a single genomic window includes:
- the Dhrs13 gene encoding dehydrogenase/reductase SDR family member 13, whose translation METLLLGAGLLLGAYVLVYYNLVKAPPCGGIGSLRGRTAVVTGANSGIGKMTALELARRGARVVLACRSRERGEAAAFDLRQESGNNEIIFMALDLASLASVQAFATAFLSSEPRLDILIHNAGISSCGRIREAFNLLLRVNHVGPFLLTHLLLPRLKSCAPSRVVVVSSAAHRRGRLDFTRLDCPVVGWQQELRAYADSKLANVLFARELATQLEGTGVTCYAAHPGPVNSELFLRHLPGWLCPILRPLAWLVLRAPQGGAQTPLYCALQEGIEPLSGRYFANCRVEEVSPAARDDQAAHRLWKATKKLAGLGPGEDDDSPDEEPRPQEDLGAPSSLDAPSSEKTTVSGPSQSSQGSPDLSTLTQRRIQMKAEPTH comes from the exons ATGGAGACGCTGCTGCTGGGCGCCGGGCTGCTGCTGGGCGCCTACGTGCTTGTCTACTACAACCTGGTGAAGGCCCCACCGTGCGGCGGCATCGGCAGCCTGCGGGGCCGCACGGCCGTGGTCACGG GCGCTAACAGCGGCATCGGGAAGATGACAGCGCTGGAGCTGGCGCGCCGGGGAGCGCGCGTGGTGCTGGCCTGCCGCAGCCGGGAGCGAGGGGAGGCGGCCGCTTTCGACCTCCGTCAG GAGAGTGGAAACAATGAGATCATCTTCATGGCCTTGGACTTGGCCAGTCTGGCCTCAGTACAGGCCTTTGCCACTGCCTTCCTGAGCTCTGAGCCAAGGCTGGACATCCTCATCCACAATGCAG GGATCAGTTCCTGTGGCCGGATTCGGGAGGCCTTTAACCTGCTGTTGCGAGTGAACCACGTTGGGCCCTTTCTGCTGACACACTTGTTGCTACCCCGCCTGAAGTCATGTGCCCCCAGCCGTGTGGTGGTAGTGTCCTCGGCCGCCCACCGGCGCGGTCGCCTCGACTTCACACGTCTGGATTGCCCAGTGGTGGGCTGGCAGCAGGAGCTTCGGGCATATGCTGACAGCAAACTAGCCAATGTGCTGTTTGCCAGGGAGCTTGCCACCCAGCTTGAGGGCACTGGGGTTACCTGCTATGCGGCCCACCCAG GACCTGTGAACTCCGAGCTCTTCCTGCGTCACCTCCCCGGATGGCTGTGTCCTATATTGCGCCCACTGGCTTGGCTGGTACTCCGGGCCCCTCAAGGGGGTGCCCAGACACCCCTGTACTGTGCTCTGCAGGAGGGCATTGAGCCCCTCAGTGGGAGATATTTTGCCAACTGCCGTGTGGAGGAGGTCTCCCCAGCTGCTAGAGATGACCAGGCTGCCCACAGGCTATGGAAAGCTACCAAGAAGCTGGCAGGGCTTGGGCCTGGAGAGGATGATGATAGCCCTGATGAAGAGCCCCGACCTCAGGAGGATCTAGGGGCCCCATCTTCTCTGGATGCCCCCAGCTCTGAGAAAACCACAGTTTCTGGACCTTCTCAGAGCTCTCAGGGCTCACCAGACTTGTCTACATTGACACAGCGAAGAATTCAGATGAAGGCTGAGCCTACACACTAA
- the Flot2 gene encoding flotillin-2 isoform X1 → MGNCHTVGPNEALVVSGGCCGSDYKQYVFGGWAWAWWCISDTQRISLEIMTLQPRCEDVETAEGVALTVTGVAQVKIMTEKELLAVACEQFLGKHVQDIKNVVLQTLEGHLRSILGTLTVEQIYQDRDQFAKLVREVAAPDVGRMGIEILSFTIKDVYDKVDYLSSLGKTQTAVVQRDADIGVAEAERDAGIREAECKKEMLDVKFMADTKIADSKRAFELQKSAFSEEVNMKTAEAQLAYELQGAREQQKIRQEEIEIEVVQRKKQIAVETQEILRTDKELIATVRRPAEAEAHRIQQIAEGEKVKQVLLAQAEAEKIRKIGEAEAAVIEAMGKAEAERMKLKAEAYQKYGDAAKMALVLEALPQIAAKISAPLTKVDEIVVLSGDNSKVTSEVSRLLAELPASVHALTGVDLSKIPLIKNATGAQV, encoded by the exons ATGGGCAATTGCCACACGGTAGGGCCCAACGAGGCACTGGTGGTCTCAG GGGGCTGCTGTGGCTCCGACTATAAACAGTATGTGTTTGGcggctgggcctgggcctggtggTGTATCTCGGACACTCAAAG GATTTCCCTAGAGATTATGACGTTGCAGCCCCGCTGTGAGGACGTAGAGACGGCCGAGGGGGTAGCTTTAACTGTGACTGGTGTCGCCCAG GTGAAAATCATGACCGAGAAGGAACTCCTGGCCGTGGCCTGTGAACAGTTCCTGGGCAAGCATGTGCAGGACATTAAGAACGTCGTCCTACAGACCCTGGAAGGGCATCTACGCTCCATCCTTG GGACTCTGACTGTGGAACAGATTTATCAGGACCGAGACCAGTTTGCCAAGCTGGTCCGGGAAGTGGCAGCCCCCGATGTTGGCCGTATGGGCATCGAAATCCTCAGCTTCACCATCAAG GACGTTTATGACAAAGTAGACTATCTAAGCTCCCTGGGCAAGACACAGACTGCTGTGGTACAGAGAGATGCAGACATTGGTGTGGCAGAGGCAGAACGAGACGCGGGCATCCGG GAAGCTGAGTGCAAGAAGGAGATGCTAGATGTGAAGTTCATGGCAGACACCAAGATTGCCGACTCCAAGAGAGCCTTTGAGTTGCAAAAGTCAGCCTTCAGCGAAGAGGTCAACATGAAG ACGGCTGAGGCGCAGCTGGCCTACGAGCTGCAGGGGGCCCGAGAGCAGCAGAAGATccggcaggaagagattgagatTGAAGTAGTGCAGCGCAAGAAGCAGATCGCTGTGGAGACCCAGGAGATCCTCCGCACGGACAAGGAGCTCATCGCCACCGTGCGCCgccctgcagaggcagaggcccaCCGCATCCAGCAGATTGCTGAGGGCGAGAA GGTGAAGCAAGTCCTGTTGGCACAAGCAGAAGCTGAGAAGATTCGCAAAAtcggagaggcagaggcagcagtcaTTGAGGCAATGGGCAAGGCCGAGGCTGAGAGGATGAAGCTTAAGGCTGAGGCCTACCAGAAGTACGGGGACGCGGCCAAGATGGCCTTGGTGCTGGAGGCCCTTCCCCAG ATTGCTGCCAAAATCTCCGCCCCGCTGACCAAAGTCGATGAGATTGTCGTTCTCAGTGGAGACAACAGCAAGGTGACATCAGAAGTGAGCCGGCTGCTggcagagctgcctgcctctgtgcaTGCCCTCACCGGTGTGGACCTCTCCAAG ATACCCCTGATCAAGAACGCCACTGGTGCACAGGTGTGA
- the Flot2 gene encoding flotillin-2 isoform X2 — protein sequence MGNCHTVGPNEALVVSGGCCGSDYKQYVFGGWAWAWWCISDTQRLSLEVMTILCRCENIETSEGVPLFVTGVAQVKIMTEKELLAVACEQFLGKHVQDIKNVVLQTLEGHLRSILGTLTVEQIYQDRDQFAKLVREVAAPDVGRMGIEILSFTIKDVYDKVDYLSSLGKTQTAVVQRDADIGVAEAERDAGIREAECKKEMLDVKFMADTKIADSKRAFELQKSAFSEEVNMKTAEAQLAYELQGAREQQKIRQEEIEIEVVQRKKQIAVETQEILRTDKELIATVRRPAEAEAHRIQQIAEGEKVKQVLLAQAEAEKIRKIGEAEAAVIEAMGKAEAERMKLKAEAYQKYGDAAKMALVLEALPQIAAKISAPLTKVDEIVVLSGDNSKVTSEVSRLLAELPASVHALTGVDLSKIPLIKNATGAQV from the exons ATGGGCAATTGCCACACGGTAGGGCCCAACGAGGCACTGGTGGTCTCAG GGGGCTGCTGTGGCTCCGACTATAAACAGTATGTGTTTGGcggctgggcctgggcctggtggTGTATCTCGGACACTCAAAG ACTGTCTCTGGAGGTTATGACCATCCTGTGTCGCTGTGAGAATATTGAGACGTCGGAGGGGGTCCCGCTATTCGTAACAGGGGTTGCACAG GTGAAAATCATGACCGAGAAGGAACTCCTGGCCGTGGCCTGTGAACAGTTCCTGGGCAAGCATGTGCAGGACATTAAGAACGTCGTCCTACAGACCCTGGAAGGGCATCTACGCTCCATCCTTG GGACTCTGACTGTGGAACAGATTTATCAGGACCGAGACCAGTTTGCCAAGCTGGTCCGGGAAGTGGCAGCCCCCGATGTTGGCCGTATGGGCATCGAAATCCTCAGCTTCACCATCAAG GACGTTTATGACAAAGTAGACTATCTAAGCTCCCTGGGCAAGACACAGACTGCTGTGGTACAGAGAGATGCAGACATTGGTGTGGCAGAGGCAGAACGAGACGCGGGCATCCGG GAAGCTGAGTGCAAGAAGGAGATGCTAGATGTGAAGTTCATGGCAGACACCAAGATTGCCGACTCCAAGAGAGCCTTTGAGTTGCAAAAGTCAGCCTTCAGCGAAGAGGTCAACATGAAG ACGGCTGAGGCGCAGCTGGCCTACGAGCTGCAGGGGGCCCGAGAGCAGCAGAAGATccggcaggaagagattgagatTGAAGTAGTGCAGCGCAAGAAGCAGATCGCTGTGGAGACCCAGGAGATCCTCCGCACGGACAAGGAGCTCATCGCCACCGTGCGCCgccctgcagaggcagaggcccaCCGCATCCAGCAGATTGCTGAGGGCGAGAA GGTGAAGCAAGTCCTGTTGGCACAAGCAGAAGCTGAGAAGATTCGCAAAAtcggagaggcagaggcagcagtcaTTGAGGCAATGGGCAAGGCCGAGGCTGAGAGGATGAAGCTTAAGGCTGAGGCCTACCAGAAGTACGGGGACGCGGCCAAGATGGCCTTGGTGCTGGAGGCCCTTCCCCAG ATTGCTGCCAAAATCTCCGCCCCGCTGACCAAAGTCGATGAGATTGTCGTTCTCAGTGGAGACAACAGCAAGGTGACATCAGAAGTGAGCCGGCTGCTggcagagctgcctgcctctgtgcaTGCCCTCACCGGTGTGGACCTCTCCAAG ATACCCCTGATCAAGAACGCCACTGGTGCACAGGTGTGA
- the Flot2 gene encoding flotillin-2 isoform X3, giving the protein MTLQPRCEDVETAEGVALTVTGVAQVKIMTEKELLAVACEQFLGKHVQDIKNVVLQTLEGHLRSILGTLTVEQIYQDRDQFAKLVREVAAPDVGRMGIEILSFTIKDVYDKVDYLSSLGKTQTAVVQRDADIGVAEAERDAGIREAECKKEMLDVKFMADTKIADSKRAFELQKSAFSEEVNMKTAEAQLAYELQGAREQQKIRQEEIEIEVVQRKKQIAVETQEILRTDKELIATVRRPAEAEAHRIQQIAEGEKVKQVLLAQAEAEKIRKIGEAEAAVIEAMGKAEAERMKLKAEAYQKYGDAAKMALVLEALPQIAAKISAPLTKVDEIVVLSGDNSKVTSEVSRLLAELPASVHALTGVDLSKIPLIKNATGAQV; this is encoded by the exons ATGACGTTGCAGCCCCGCTGTGAGGACGTAGAGACGGCCGAGGGGGTAGCTTTAACTGTGACTGGTGTCGCCCAG GTGAAAATCATGACCGAGAAGGAACTCCTGGCCGTGGCCTGTGAACAGTTCCTGGGCAAGCATGTGCAGGACATTAAGAACGTCGTCCTACAGACCCTGGAAGGGCATCTACGCTCCATCCTTG GGACTCTGACTGTGGAACAGATTTATCAGGACCGAGACCAGTTTGCCAAGCTGGTCCGGGAAGTGGCAGCCCCCGATGTTGGCCGTATGGGCATCGAAATCCTCAGCTTCACCATCAAG GACGTTTATGACAAAGTAGACTATCTAAGCTCCCTGGGCAAGACACAGACTGCTGTGGTACAGAGAGATGCAGACATTGGTGTGGCAGAGGCAGAACGAGACGCGGGCATCCGG GAAGCTGAGTGCAAGAAGGAGATGCTAGATGTGAAGTTCATGGCAGACACCAAGATTGCCGACTCCAAGAGAGCCTTTGAGTTGCAAAAGTCAGCCTTCAGCGAAGAGGTCAACATGAAG ACGGCTGAGGCGCAGCTGGCCTACGAGCTGCAGGGGGCCCGAGAGCAGCAGAAGATccggcaggaagagattgagatTGAAGTAGTGCAGCGCAAGAAGCAGATCGCTGTGGAGACCCAGGAGATCCTCCGCACGGACAAGGAGCTCATCGCCACCGTGCGCCgccctgcagaggcagaggcccaCCGCATCCAGCAGATTGCTGAGGGCGAGAA GGTGAAGCAAGTCCTGTTGGCACAAGCAGAAGCTGAGAAGATTCGCAAAAtcggagaggcagaggcagcagtcaTTGAGGCAATGGGCAAGGCCGAGGCTGAGAGGATGAAGCTTAAGGCTGAGGCCTACCAGAAGTACGGGGACGCGGCCAAGATGGCCTTGGTGCTGGAGGCCCTTCCCCAG ATTGCTGCCAAAATCTCCGCCCCGCTGACCAAAGTCGATGAGATTGTCGTTCTCAGTGGAGACAACAGCAAGGTGACATCAGAAGTGAGCCGGCTGCTggcagagctgcctgcctctgtgcaTGCCCTCACCGGTGTGGACCTCTCCAAG ATACCCCTGATCAAGAACGCCACTGGTGCACAGGTGTGA
- the Flot2 gene encoding flotillin-2 isoform X4 produces the protein MTEKELLAVACEQFLGKHVQDIKNVVLQTLEGHLRSILGTLTVEQIYQDRDQFAKLVREVAAPDVGRMGIEILSFTIKDVYDKVDYLSSLGKTQTAVVQRDADIGVAEAERDAGIREAECKKEMLDVKFMADTKIADSKRAFELQKSAFSEEVNMKTAEAQLAYELQGAREQQKIRQEEIEIEVVQRKKQIAVETQEILRTDKELIATVRRPAEAEAHRIQQIAEGEKVKQVLLAQAEAEKIRKIGEAEAAVIEAMGKAEAERMKLKAEAYQKYGDAAKMALVLEALPQIAAKISAPLTKVDEIVVLSGDNSKVTSEVSRLLAELPASVHALTGVDLSKIPLIKNATGAQV, from the exons ATGACCGAGAAGGAACTCCTGGCCGTGGCCTGTGAACAGTTCCTGGGCAAGCATGTGCAGGACATTAAGAACGTCGTCCTACAGACCCTGGAAGGGCATCTACGCTCCATCCTTG GGACTCTGACTGTGGAACAGATTTATCAGGACCGAGACCAGTTTGCCAAGCTGGTCCGGGAAGTGGCAGCCCCCGATGTTGGCCGTATGGGCATCGAAATCCTCAGCTTCACCATCAAG GACGTTTATGACAAAGTAGACTATCTAAGCTCCCTGGGCAAGACACAGACTGCTGTGGTACAGAGAGATGCAGACATTGGTGTGGCAGAGGCAGAACGAGACGCGGGCATCCGG GAAGCTGAGTGCAAGAAGGAGATGCTAGATGTGAAGTTCATGGCAGACACCAAGATTGCCGACTCCAAGAGAGCCTTTGAGTTGCAAAAGTCAGCCTTCAGCGAAGAGGTCAACATGAAG ACGGCTGAGGCGCAGCTGGCCTACGAGCTGCAGGGGGCCCGAGAGCAGCAGAAGATccggcaggaagagattgagatTGAAGTAGTGCAGCGCAAGAAGCAGATCGCTGTGGAGACCCAGGAGATCCTCCGCACGGACAAGGAGCTCATCGCCACCGTGCGCCgccctgcagaggcagaggcccaCCGCATCCAGCAGATTGCTGAGGGCGAGAA GGTGAAGCAAGTCCTGTTGGCACAAGCAGAAGCTGAGAAGATTCGCAAAAtcggagaggcagaggcagcagtcaTTGAGGCAATGGGCAAGGCCGAGGCTGAGAGGATGAAGCTTAAGGCTGAGGCCTACCAGAAGTACGGGGACGCGGCCAAGATGGCCTTGGTGCTGGAGGCCCTTCCCCAG ATTGCTGCCAAAATCTCCGCCCCGCTGACCAAAGTCGATGAGATTGTCGTTCTCAGTGGAGACAACAGCAAGGTGACATCAGAAGTGAGCCGGCTGCTggcagagctgcctgcctctgtgcaTGCCCTCACCGGTGTGGACCTCTCCAAG ATACCCCTGATCAAGAACGCCACTGGTGCACAGGTGTGA